gcactacacagctgattaaaatgatcaactcatcaaaaggctttgatgatttgaatcaggtgtgtagtgctagggcaaaacaaaaatgtgctcccctttgggtccccaggaccaggattgagagCCACTGCATTAAAGGGATGAGTAAATATCTAAACCTGTATCAGTCTCCCTACTGCAGCACACAACATTAGGTTTGGGTATATGGGTGGGCCAATGACAGCCTGtgtattataaataaatcacaataGCTCAATAATAAAAAACACCTTGACTTCACCAGCCCCTACCTGTGAAACGTGTAATGTCAGGAAATAATAAACTGTCCGTTTATGGTTCTGTCCGGTGAAAGCAGTTTGTAAAAAGTGATAGATTACTCGAAGAATCACTCAAGCAGAAACTCATGGCTCAGAAACACACCTGCCTTGGATTAGATTTATTTGCCATACCATATTGAAAACGAGTTTGTAGAAGCCTGATTAAGAACAAAACCTATTTTCCACGTGGTAAATACACAAAAAAGCTAACATTTGCTATAAaatctcccttctcttcccctgacctcctccctaacgtctctgacctctgacccctgtgtGTGACTCTTCTCTTCAGATGTTCCTGTCCATTGGCTTTGCTGCTGCTGGGGTTGTTGGAGCTCTGTACAGTTTGGCTACGGCTGCCCTGGTCCTGGCCAACGGGCCTGTCTGCTTATTCAAGGCTCCAGGTGACAAAGATGCAAGTTGGGGGAGGCCCTTCTTGAACAAGTACgtctttttatatttttatgatAACACAACTATTCTTATTTCTATCTCTTTGGATACTTTACCTAGCTACCGTAAATAACTTTATGATGCCTGCCGATGTAAAAACATCAATACAATTGATTGCTTGAttgcttgattgattgattgcttgaaTGTTCATCGTTGCAGCAACGGCAGCTACCTGGGTGACAGTGAACTCTGGACGACTTGTGAAGAGCCAGAGAATGTTGTGGAGTTTAATATCGGCCTGTTCGCCACTCTACTTGTGGCTGCTAGTGTGGAGCTGGTGCTGTGTGTAATACAGATGGTCAACGGGCTGTTCGGATGCATCTGTGGTACCTGTGGCggaaaggaggtgagagagggggaaggggggagtggggggaggggggagggtgcGGGGGGAGAAGGGGAATGGGGAGGGAGTAAGAAAGAAAGTGTTCACCTAACCTTTGACCTTTATCTCCTGCCAGTAGGAAGCGTGATGATCAATGATGACCATCGACTGTGACCATTTTTCAACCACGACCACTTGAGGACTGTAAAGAACTGACAGCAACAACCCCCCACCCTTTTGCTCTCCTTCGTCAAGAGGAATGAATGGTTATTTGAAGAGTGATTATATTAACTTTATCTTTGCTCTGGGGCCTAGAGTATTTATGATATACACATCAGTGACTGTAATATGTAGCCTATAGTCATGTTTATATTGGTATGACATTTGCATCTTCTGTAAATTGTGTTTCTCATGTTTTAATTTAATTCTATGCAGATTTTAATTTGTTTCATTTTGTAATAAAGGCTGAAAAATGTTTCTTCAACTTCTTTATGTCCTAGTTATTATTTTCTCATGAAAATATTTGAAGGCTAAATTGTAATTAAACAATATGTTATatacacctgacacacacacactcaaacacacactcatacacacaagcCTACTCCTTCCACTTGCGTACTCatgcacacactaacacacactcacagacaagcAGATGAAGAACACAGGGAATCCCCAAGCCATAGCACTAGATTACTTCTTATTGGTAGCTATGGTGATTGACCCCAGCGTTCTGATTAATACACAGATACTGCATACCTGTCATTTATCCGTGTTCTATACATGAAACAACTCCAGCCGTTTCCATTGTCCCACCAAATTGGGTGCAGGTAGGCTACCTACAgtgatagagacacagatacatcTATATTTTGGACTCGCTACTGCATTTACAACAGACCATGGGGATCCTAAAAACAAAACTATTCATTTGCAATCCAAGATCCACAGAGCAGGGACTTTGTCTGTTCTAGTATGTCTAAGCCTATATACTGTAAACAACCCACGGAGAAACGCCCAACCCAGTATCTGACACAAGATCAATACATTTGCATTTATGACGGTTGGTCTAGTAGACAAACTCAAGGTACATAGAACGAGGGACTTTGTTCTAGTAGAATAAGAGTTAAAGCTAGTTTGCTAGCTCCtcctaagcatttcactgtacaatTTACACCTGCTTGCTGTATCCTGTCCAAGTGatgaataaactttgatttggttAAATTATAATTGTTTTAATCTAAATAGTATATAGATTATATGCTCATAGTTGGAGTTTATTCAATAGAACATATATGTTTTATTACCATTCATTACGTAATCACAGCATTGCATTGGAAAAAATGATCCGATGGTAAATCCATACGGTTTATAAGGGAAAGATAAATTGTGGAAAACATTTTGACCCCGACGTGATTTGAACACGCAACCTTCTGATCTGGAGTCAGACGCGCTACCGTTGCGCCACGAGGTCCGTATCAAACGTTGGTTCTTGTTCGCTATTAGTGGTAGGAAAGTACGTTGTGGCCGTTATTTGTTATATTTTAGAAAATGGTTCTCCTGGTTTGGTCGGACAATTTTCGAAATGTTGGCCTaaataatatatattaaaaaaatattctcATACCGACAATGTTCTAATCGGATGTAGACTCAAATAATCTTTAGATTTAAAAACGTTGTTTTTCTTAAACCAAATTATAGCTATGTCATGATTAACAGAAGCCTTGTCATGTGAATTTAAatgccctctccttctctttccagTCACGTAAAAGTCAGTGGCTTTTCCTGGCAGAGTGTCAGGGCAGACCTTTTATATGGACTgttacagagtgtgtgtgtgtgagtgtgaataaATTAAGAGCTTCCCCATAAATGCAGAAAATGAACAGTCAGTCatgtcacagacagagagatacacattCACTAACACAGATATggatagagtgagagaagagaaagagttgCAATATATAGAACAAAATAGAAGGGGTaaatcagagagagaaaacaagaagaGGAAGAAACAtgaagaaaatgagagagagagacagagagagagacagagagagagagagacagagagagagagagagagagagagagagagagagagacagagagagagagagagagagagagagagacagagagagagagagacagacagagacagagagagacagagagagagagacagagaaagagagagacagagagagagagagagagagagagagcgagggttctcatcatctctctctctttcatttcctGACAaaggcattgtatttggaacTCAAGACCAAAAATATTCCACTCATAAGCATCAAACGGGTGAGT
This DNA window, taken from Oncorhynchus tshawytscha isolate Ot180627B linkage group LG10, Otsh_v2.0, whole genome shotgun sequence, encodes the following:
- the tm4sf21b gene encoding transmembrane 4 L6 family member 5 isoform X1 gives rise to the protein MCTGKCSKFIAIPLYVLAGVSIICNIIAFFPGWSTKYAQEDRDGNGDRITDEVKYMGGFIGGGLMCLIPAIHIHLTSSNGCCANRCGMFLSIGFAAAGVVGALYSLATAALVLANGPVCLFKAPGDKDASWGRPFLNNNGSYLGDSELWTTCEEPENVVEFNIGLFATLLVAASVELVLCVIQMVNGLFGCICGTCGGKEEA
- the tm4sf21b gene encoding transmembrane 4 L6 family member 1 isoform X2, with the protein product MCTGKCSKFIAIPLYVLAGVSIICNIIAFFPGWSTKYAQEDRDGNGDRITDEVKYMGGFIGGGLMCLIPAIHIHLTSSNGCCANRCGMFLSIGFAAAGVVGALYSLATAALVLANGPVCLFKAPGDKDASWGRPFLNNNGSYLGDSELWTTCEEPENVVEFNIGLFATLLVAASVELVLCVIQMVNGLFGCICGTCGGKE